In Prosthecobacter dejongeii, a genomic segment contains:
- a CDS encoding TonB-dependent receptor: protein MNNGNPSDRPGTLEKALKINLAHKIYGTFAEIGAGQEIANWFFRAGGASGTVAKTMSAYDMTFSDEIYGKSARYVSRQRMVAMLDHEYEIVHERLAEKRGQGTTFFALANTVRAKGFRDTKEECHGWMGLRFQTEPMGPCNDIQLHVRLTDATNARQAEALGILGVNLLYAAYHLRDHLPTFLHSLMDELTRWRVEIDMVDFSGPAFEASVFQDRLVALELVRSDLADAALFGANGEICQASDVLYKRPVLLNRGSFDPITRVNLDMLAQGGKAFVQDFGPLADNHIEILEITMHNLLCMEDCAVEYDNFLARADVLQSLGKNVLISKYAEFHRLSGFLARHTRDPIGIILGLPLFEELFNERWYTDLEGGLMEAFGRLFRNQVRLYVYPAGDPMTGKIRDAWNARVTREQQHLLNYLLDTGSVHPIQNGLDDSIFQTSADVRQMILQHDERWRTLVPPIVLERGPWTLA, encoded by the coding sequence ATGAATAATGGGAACCCTTCTGACCGACCTGGCACTCTCGAAAAAGCGCTCAAGATCAACCTCGCCCACAAGATCTACGGCACCTTCGCTGAAATCGGGGCCGGGCAGGAAATCGCCAATTGGTTTTTCCGGGCTGGCGGCGCTTCCGGCACGGTGGCCAAGACCATGTCTGCCTATGACATGACTTTTAGCGATGAGATCTATGGCAAGAGCGCCCGTTATGTCTCACGTCAGCGCATGGTGGCTATGCTGGATCATGAATATGAGATCGTGCATGAACGCCTCGCGGAAAAAAGAGGGCAGGGGACGACTTTCTTTGCCCTAGCTAATACTGTTCGTGCCAAGGGCTTTCGAGATACCAAGGAAGAATGCCATGGCTGGATGGGGCTGCGCTTTCAGACAGAGCCGATGGGACCGTGCAATGACATCCAACTCCACGTTCGTCTCACCGATGCCACCAACGCTCGCCAGGCCGAGGCCTTGGGCATCTTGGGGGTAAACCTCCTCTATGCCGCATATCATTTGCGTGATCACCTCCCCACTTTCCTCCACAGTCTCATGGATGAACTCACTCGCTGGCGGGTGGAAATTGACATGGTGGATTTCAGCGGCCCCGCCTTTGAAGCTTCAGTGTTTCAAGATCGACTCGTGGCTTTGGAGTTGGTTCGCAGTGACCTTGCGGATGCGGCACTTTTCGGAGCCAATGGCGAAATCTGTCAGGCTTCGGATGTGCTCTACAAACGTCCCGTGCTTCTCAATCGCGGTAGTTTTGATCCCATCACCCGAGTGAATTTGGACATGCTTGCGCAGGGGGGCAAGGCCTTCGTGCAAGACTTTGGCCCGTTGGCCGATAACCACATCGAAATCCTAGAAATCACCATGCACAATCTGCTCTGCATGGAGGACTGTGCCGTGGAGTATGACAACTTTTTGGCGCGTGCTGATGTGCTGCAATCTCTGGGGAAAAATGTGCTCATTTCTAAATACGCCGAGTTCCACCGGCTCAGCGGTTTCTTAGCGAGACACACTCGCGATCCGATTGGTATCATCCTCGGTCTGCCATTGTTTGAAGAGCTCTTCAATGAACGGTGGTACACGGATCTAGAAGGAGGTCTCATGGAGGCTTTTGGTCGTCTATTCCGCAACCAAGTTCGCCTGTACGTCTATCCCGCAGGCGATCCGATGACCGGAAAGATTCGCGATGCTTGGAATGCCCGCGTCACACGTGAGCAACAGCATCTACTCAACTACCTGCTGGATACTGGCTCTGTCCACCCCATCCAAAATGGCTTGGACGATAGCATTTTCCAGACCAGTGCGGATGTGCGTCAGATGATCCTTCAGCACGATGAGCGTTGGCGCACGCTGGTGCCGCCGATTGTCCTTGAACGCGGGCCATGGACTCTAGCTTGA
- a CDS encoding peptidylprolyl isomerase, with translation MLIALCQFKEEPLRRFLLGSEQAIAERNLSEEVAQLQFRGLAANTAEIRWRVALNIRQQRQREVTFHPDVSTALEKEMQAWRRQWEKSTDRDQRLIGQGLTERLMENRVKEALLDQAWVEAQMAQSGLVTANELQAAYQATDSALKLPQMQRIEHLFLAQSGLRAKDRSVEMRKLHQRLLRGEDWAGLVQTHSEDARTQKKQGDLGWLGISRTPQAVIQAALSMQTGQVSSPIQSELGWHIIRLIQRKDERLPQLNEVRAELTAILQANKRQAALERITEKLPLKPASD, from the coding sequence TTGCTGATCGCCCTTTGCCAATTCAAAGAAGAGCCATTGCGACGCTTTTTGTTAGGTTCAGAGCAAGCCATCGCGGAGAGGAATTTAAGCGAAGAGGTCGCACAGCTCCAGTTCCGTGGCTTGGCAGCAAATACAGCCGAAATTCGTTGGCGAGTGGCGCTCAACATCCGCCAACAGCGGCAGAGAGAGGTGACTTTCCACCCCGATGTGAGCACAGCCCTGGAAAAAGAGATGCAAGCTTGGCGACGACAGTGGGAGAAGTCCACAGACCGAGATCAACGCCTCATAGGCCAAGGCCTGACCGAGCGACTCATGGAAAATCGTGTCAAGGAAGCGCTTTTAGATCAAGCTTGGGTAGAAGCACAAATGGCTCAATCGGGCCTTGTGACTGCGAATGAACTGCAAGCTGCCTACCAAGCCACTGATTCAGCTCTAAAACTACCCCAGATGCAGAGGATTGAGCATCTTTTTCTCGCTCAAAGCGGGCTAAGAGCCAAGGACCGAAGTGTAGAAATGCGCAAGCTGCACCAGAGGCTTTTGAGGGGTGAAGACTGGGCTGGCTTGGTGCAAACACACAGTGAAGATGCACGGACTCAAAAGAAACAGGGCGATCTAGGCTGGCTCGGGATATCCAGAACACCTCAGGCAGTGATTCAAGCCGCGCTTTCCATGCAAACTGGACAGGTGAGTTCCCCAATCCAGAGCGAGCTCGGCTGGCATATCATCCGCCTAATCCAACGAAAGGATGAACGGCTGCCGCAGCTCAATGAAGTGCGTGCTGAACTCACTGCCATCCTTCAAGCCAATAAACGGCAGGCAGCACTGGAGAGGATCACGGAGAAGTTACCTCTCAAACCAGCGAGCGACTAA
- a CDS encoding aminopeptidase, whose protein sequence is MFSLFLGLALTSCSTVGFYTQALRGQVEILSKASPVDKVLADPKSKPLLKEKLNTVAQVRKYAQEHLGLPAEGQYERYTNLGRRYVVWVIFATPEFSVEAKRWWYPLVGSVKYRGFFKESLAEKEAEKLRAEGLDVYVGGVEAYSTLGYLRDPLLNTFLGRDDASLAELIFHELTHQRIYLQGDTDFNEALATVVGREGTRRWLRSQDRLQDLAQYEKEMRVEKDFIREVLQTRTEVARLYAQKDLDEKAMREGKQAAFVRMKLRLEAMNKRYGGSLKLDRWFKKPMNNARLNTLATYYDLVPAFEARLRAKGGDIEAFLKEMEEMKTLNPMERRAKIQPAKSR, encoded by the coding sequence GTGTTTAGTCTTTTTTTAGGGCTAGCACTCACTTCTTGTTCGACGGTGGGCTTCTACACGCAGGCGCTGCGAGGTCAGGTGGAGATCCTGAGCAAGGCCAGTCCCGTGGACAAGGTGCTCGCCGACCCCAAGTCGAAACCCTTACTTAAGGAGAAACTCAACACGGTGGCTCAAGTGAGGAAATACGCGCAGGAACATTTGGGGCTGCCTGCTGAAGGGCAATATGAACGCTACACGAACCTTGGGCGCCGCTATGTGGTGTGGGTGATCTTTGCGACCCCTGAATTCAGCGTTGAGGCTAAACGCTGGTGGTATCCTCTGGTGGGGAGTGTGAAATACCGTGGATTTTTCAAAGAATCTTTGGCGGAAAAGGAAGCGGAAAAATTGCGTGCGGAAGGCCTGGATGTGTATGTCGGTGGGGTGGAAGCCTACTCCACTTTGGGCTACCTACGAGACCCGTTGCTGAATACCTTTTTAGGTCGGGATGATGCGTCTCTGGCAGAACTGATTTTCCATGAACTCACTCACCAGAGGATCTATCTCCAAGGTGACACGGACTTTAACGAAGCTCTGGCCACCGTGGTGGGGCGTGAAGGCACCCGGCGCTGGTTGCGGTCTCAAGACCGACTGCAGGATCTAGCGCAGTATGAAAAGGAGATGCGAGTGGAGAAGGACTTCATCCGCGAGGTGCTGCAAACACGCACCGAGGTAGCTCGGTTATATGCTCAAAAAGATCTCGATGAAAAAGCCATGCGCGAAGGTAAACAGGCGGCCTTTGTGAGGATGAAATTACGACTGGAAGCGATGAACAAACGCTATGGAGGCTCTCTGAAATTGGATCGATGGTTTAAAAAACCGATGAACAATGCACGCCTAAACACCCTAGCCACTTATTACGATCTGGTGCCGGCTTTTGAGGCTCGATTGAGAGCGAAGGGTGGGGATATTGAAGCCTTTTTGAAAGAGATGGAGGAGATGAAGACATTGAACCCCATGGAACGGCGGGCGAAGATCCAACCAGCCAAGTCCCGATGA
- the uxaC gene encoding glucuronate isomerase → MSFIHDDFLLSSKTARRLYHSFAKDEPILDYHNHLPPKDIAEDRQFRNLHEIWLEGDHYKWRAMRCNGIPEEYITGDASPREKFMAWAKTVPHTLRNPLYHWTHIELKRYFGIDELLNEKSAPAIWEQTQAALARPEMSTRGILRSQKVRALCTTDDPTDDLSWHKKCADDGFEIGVYPTFRPDKALAVQQPEAWNAWCDKLASVSNTDINNFSALLTALEKRHDFFHSMGCRLSDHGLNRCYANFSTEAAASRIFDRYRSHRTKRLYPEDHELLATHIMLHVGRLNARRKWTMQLHLGPVRNNNSRLAKKVGADVGCDSIGDYPQAESLSRFLDALDTENSLPKTVLYNVNPADNYVFGTMAGNFADGTTPGKVQFGSGWWFVDQKEGMEWQINALSNLGLLSRFIGMLTDSRSFMSFPRHEYFRRTLCNLLGNDIEAGLIPDDDELTGSMLKNICYANAKAYLGLEVS, encoded by the coding sequence ATGTCTTTCATCCACGATGACTTCCTGCTGTCTTCGAAGACCGCACGCCGCCTCTATCACTCCTTTGCCAAGGATGAGCCCATCCTGGATTACCACAATCACCTGCCTCCGAAGGACATCGCGGAGGATCGCCAATTCAGAAACCTTCACGAAATCTGGCTGGAAGGGGACCATTACAAATGGCGCGCCATGCGTTGCAATGGTATCCCCGAAGAGTACATCACTGGAGATGCCAGCCCTAGAGAAAAATTCATGGCATGGGCAAAAACGGTTCCGCACACGCTGCGCAACCCTCTTTACCACTGGACCCACATCGAACTGAAACGCTACTTCGGGATTGATGAACTCCTCAATGAAAAGAGCGCTCCGGCGATCTGGGAACAGACTCAGGCTGCCTTAGCACGGCCTGAGATGAGCACCCGAGGCATCCTGCGCAGCCAGAAAGTCCGTGCTCTCTGCACCACGGACGACCCTACAGACGATCTTTCCTGGCACAAGAAGTGTGCCGATGATGGTTTCGAAATCGGTGTTTACCCCACTTTCCGCCCTGATAAAGCTTTGGCCGTGCAGCAGCCGGAAGCATGGAATGCCTGGTGTGATAAATTGGCCTCCGTTTCCAATACGGACATCAATAACTTCAGCGCTCTGCTCACCGCACTGGAAAAGCGCCATGACTTTTTCCACAGCATGGGTTGCCGCCTCAGTGACCATGGCTTGAACCGTTGTTACGCAAATTTCTCCACGGAGGCCGCAGCCTCCCGCATCTTTGATCGCTATCGCAGCCATCGCACCAAAAGGCTCTACCCCGAGGATCATGAACTGCTAGCCACCCACATCATGCTCCACGTGGGCCGTCTGAACGCGCGCCGCAAATGGACCATGCAGCTTCACCTCGGTCCCGTGCGAAATAACAACTCGCGCCTCGCCAAGAAAGTCGGTGCGGATGTCGGTTGTGACAGCATCGGTGATTACCCTCAGGCCGAGTCTCTGAGCCGCTTTTTGGATGCCCTGGATACAGAAAACTCCCTACCCAAGACGGTTCTCTACAACGTCAATCCTGCGGACAATTATGTATTCGGCACCATGGCAGGTAACTTTGCCGATGGCACGACCCCGGGCAAAGTGCAGTTTGGCTCAGGCTGGTGGTTTGTGGATCAAAAAGAAGGCATGGAATGGCAAATCAATGCCCTAAGTAACTTGGGCCTGCTCAGCCGCTTCATTGGCATGCTGACAGATAGCCGTAGCTTCATGTCTTTCCCCCGTCACGAATACTTCCGCCGCACCCTCTGCAATCTTTTGGGCAATGACATCGAAGCTGGCCTCATCCCGGACGATGACGAACTGACTGGAAGCATGCTGAAAAACATCTGTTACGCCAATGCCAAGGCCTACCTGGGGTTAGAAGTCAGTTAA
- a CDS encoding sulfurtransferase: protein MPETAPSPLITNIAAYQFATLTDLKSLRERLVAQCKAWGLKGTILLSTEGINLFIAGLRPQIDLLLAELRALPGLESLTPKFSESADQPFRRMLVRIKKEIIAFGVEGIEPAKYTSPRIEAKTLKQWLDEGRPITLLDTRNDYEVKLGTFKNAHIIGVDSFRDFPEAVRRLPEELKQQPIVTFCTGGIRCEKAAPFMEREGFQQVWQLEGGILKYFEEVGAAHYDGECFVFDQRVGVDPALSETESTQCFVCQSPLTEEDQKDSRFVEHVSCPYCYKTTEQQMQENIAARHAAIRGATTPLPGSVPYDHEQPLNVPEACDGRTLLETLTTVLPHVPLAELQSRFENKRILNQDHQPVPPHHIVRAGERYLRLLPAMVEPTVNADIRLLHEDEAIIVLEKPAPLPMHAGGRFNRNTLQYILHQVYQPQKPRPCHRLDANTTGLVIVARTRHFAGNIQTQFAQGKVAKTYLARVHGHPTADSFHSEAPISDVPGALGSRDVDEDQGRSARTEFRVLRREADGSSLIEARPITGRTNQIRIHLWQLGHSIIGDPVYLPGQAVGDTQTLDTESDPLCLHAWKVTFTHPLTKQSAHFETTRPAWA, encoded by the coding sequence ATGCCTGAGACCGCTCCATCGCCCCTCATCACCAACATTGCTGCTTACCAGTTCGCCACGCTGACGGATCTTAAGTCGCTGAGGGAACGTCTCGTGGCCCAGTGCAAAGCCTGGGGGCTCAAAGGCACCATCTTGCTTAGCACGGAAGGGATCAATCTTTTCATCGCTGGGCTACGTCCTCAAATTGACCTTTTGTTGGCCGAACTGCGTGCCTTGCCAGGCCTCGAAAGCCTAACCCCCAAATTCAGTGAAAGTGCAGATCAGCCCTTTCGCCGCATGTTGGTTCGCATTAAAAAAGAAATCATCGCCTTTGGCGTTGAAGGGATCGAGCCAGCCAAATACACCTCTCCACGGATTGAGGCTAAAACACTCAAACAATGGTTGGATGAAGGTCGCCCCATCACCTTGCTAGATACTCGCAACGATTACGAGGTGAAGCTAGGCACCTTCAAGAACGCTCATATCATCGGGGTAGATAGCTTTCGCGACTTCCCTGAGGCCGTGCGCCGCCTACCCGAAGAGCTCAAACAGCAGCCCATTGTCACCTTTTGCACGGGAGGCATTCGCTGTGAAAAAGCCGCGCCCTTCATGGAGCGTGAAGGTTTTCAGCAGGTCTGGCAGTTGGAAGGCGGCATCCTCAAGTATTTCGAAGAGGTTGGAGCTGCTCATTACGATGGAGAATGTTTTGTTTTCGATCAACGGGTCGGTGTGGATCCAGCTCTTTCAGAGACTGAGTCCACCCAGTGTTTCGTCTGCCAGTCCCCATTAACCGAGGAGGATCAAAAAGACTCCCGTTTTGTCGAGCATGTTTCGTGTCCCTACTGCTACAAAACCACGGAGCAGCAGATGCAGGAAAACATCGCCGCTCGCCACGCCGCCATCCGAGGGGCAACCACCCCTCTCCCAGGCAGCGTGCCTTATGATCACGAGCAGCCGCTAAATGTGCCGGAGGCCTGCGATGGGCGGACTCTTTTGGAAACACTCACCACGGTTCTCCCACATGTGCCGCTGGCTGAGTTGCAGTCTCGTTTTGAAAATAAACGCATTCTCAATCAAGATCACCAACCGGTTCCTCCACATCACATCGTCAGGGCAGGGGAGCGTTACCTGCGCTTACTCCCGGCAATGGTCGAGCCGACCGTGAATGCAGACATTCGGCTGCTCCACGAAGACGAGGCCATCATCGTGCTGGAAAAACCTGCCCCGCTGCCAATGCACGCGGGTGGTCGTTTCAATCGCAACACGTTGCAATACATTTTGCACCAGGTTTACCAGCCCCAAAAACCTCGTCCGTGTCATCGGCTGGATGCCAACACGACTGGCCTAGTCATCGTCGCCCGTACACGTCACTTTGCAGGCAATATCCAGACTCAGTTTGCCCAGGGGAAAGTGGCCAAAACTTACCTCGCCCGTGTCCACGGTCATCCTACCGCAGATTCTTTTCATTCTGAGGCTCCCATCAGCGATGTCCCTGGCGCACTCGGCAGCCGGGACGTGGATGAAGATCAGGGCCGGAGTGCACGCACGGAATTTCGTGTATTACGGCGTGAGGCTGATGGTTCATCACTCATTGAAGCACGCCCGATTACGGGCCGAACCAATCAGATCCGTATCCACCTCTGGCAGTTAGGTCACTCGATCATCGGGGATCCCGTTTACCTTCCTGGCCAGGCTGTCGGTGATACTCAAACGCTGGATACCGAATCAGATCCTCTCTGTCTTCATGCTTGGAAGGTGACCTTTACGCATCCTTTGACCAAGCAATCAGCACACTTTGAAACAACACGTCCAGCTTGGGCTTGA
- a CDS encoding MBL fold metallo-hydrolase, with protein sequence MLQLETYTGGIVETNGHLLRMPRFNLLVDAPQGVARWLESQNVKVDALFLTHQHFDHVMDASAVKEGHACPVYAWTEFDRDLTLEKFFGAMAGSAFSVPEFAVDHVLKDQTEVTVGDQVWKLQHIPGHSPDSLCFWLGAENLLFSGDVIFSGSLGRSDFPGGSHQQLVTGIREKLWSLPAETQVFPGHGPDTTLGEERRSNPFLQ encoded by the coding sequence ATGTTACAATTGGAAACTTATACAGGGGGAATCGTCGAAACCAACGGCCATTTGCTCCGCATGCCGCGATTTAATCTCCTCGTGGATGCTCCCCAGGGGGTCGCGAGATGGCTGGAAAGCCAAAACGTAAAAGTGGATGCGTTATTTTTGACTCATCAACATTTTGATCATGTGATGGACGCATCGGCAGTGAAGGAAGGACATGCATGCCCTGTTTACGCATGGACTGAGTTTGATCGCGATCTGACGTTGGAGAAATTCTTTGGCGCGATGGCAGGCAGCGCGTTTTCAGTGCCTGAATTCGCTGTGGACCATGTGCTGAAGGATCAAACTGAGGTGACCGTGGGAGATCAGGTCTGGAAACTGCAACACATTCCAGGACACTCACCCGATAGCCTTTGCTTCTGGCTGGGGGCGGAAAATTTACTTTTCAGCGGCGACGTCATCTTCAGTGGGAGTTTAGGGCGGTCTGATTTCCCTGGGGGCTCACATCAGCAATTGGTGACAGGCATTCGGGAAAAGCTCTGGTCATTGCCCGCAGAGACTCAAGTCTTCCCGGGCCACGGGCCTGACACGACTTTGGGCGAAGAACGCCGCAGCAATCCCTTTTTGCAGTGA
- a CDS encoding carboxy terminal-processing peptidase, with the protein MTRNPLSLVAAGMATISMAFTPARAETNFGQVAMHVAYMLQSQHYSHRDFDDEVSAKLLQNYLNLLDFRHVFFTQADVDGFKSKYDTTLDDHVLMRNISPAIEIYDIYKQRVKERIEFTQKALKDHKFTFDSTRTIELKRDAAPYPKTKEEQDKIWYDILEDNLLQEKLADQAKEEDAKKKAAEKAKKDAEKKPDTAAAPKAEADKAVAAKPATPSKEEKPLTPEERVLKDYERLLESIEENDREDVVDFFLSSLSAAYDPHTEYMSVNETDNFNIQMKHKLVGIGALLGLVDDVAQIQGIVVGGPADKQGELKLNDKITGVAQGDAEFVETKYMKLQKIVDMIRGKDGSSVRLRVNPADDPTATKIITIVRGEVELKEKLANAELLLTPAEMGPPMKIGWINLSSFYADMEEGTVSTTDDVQRLLSRLMKEKIDGLVLDLRGNGGGSLEEAIRLTGLFVPAGPVVQAKDWRGSISWRECETPKAFYDGPMIVLTDKTSASASEILAAALQDYRRALIVGDKSTFGKGTVQTILPVDRFMPFFSDKSRAGNLKVTIQKFYRIAGGSTQLKGVEPDLVLPSIRDVLDIGEASAENPLPYDTIPARKYGLISEKPYPLEELRNRLTGRLASNPEFQYILEESKRLKERIDRNTATLSLAEREKETAETKARREKQEAERAERVKVLNDKLKLDGFKTYHLTLDNVDAAELVPESAFTREQSTGMKMAVKADGEEGASELSKFPYGLEPTKLETVNIMRDFLELTSKRPTTAKAEDKATK; encoded by the coding sequence ATGACTCGTAACCCCTTGTCTCTCGTGGCCGCCGGCATGGCGACCATTTCCATGGCCTTCACGCCTGCCCGTGCCGAGACCAATTTTGGTCAAGTCGCCATGCATGTAGCCTACATGCTTCAGAGTCAGCATTACTCTCACCGAGACTTCGACGATGAAGTTTCGGCCAAACTCCTTCAGAACTACTTAAACCTGCTCGACTTTCGACACGTCTTCTTTACTCAGGCGGATGTAGATGGCTTCAAAAGCAAGTATGACACCACCCTCGATGACCATGTGCTGATGCGTAACATTAGTCCTGCCATCGAGATCTACGACATTTACAAACAGCGTGTCAAAGAGCGTATCGAGTTCACTCAAAAAGCTCTTAAAGATCACAAATTCACTTTCGATTCCACACGGACCATCGAGTTGAAACGCGACGCTGCTCCTTACCCAAAAACTAAAGAAGAGCAGGACAAAATTTGGTATGATATTCTTGAGGACAATCTTCTTCAGGAAAAACTGGCAGATCAGGCTAAAGAAGAGGACGCCAAAAAGAAAGCGGCTGAAAAGGCCAAAAAAGACGCTGAGAAAAAGCCAGACACGGCGGCTGCCCCAAAAGCAGAAGCGGACAAAGCAGTCGCGGCCAAGCCAGCAACTCCATCTAAGGAAGAAAAGCCACTGACTCCAGAGGAACGCGTCTTGAAAGACTATGAGCGGTTGCTCGAAAGCATTGAGGAAAATGACCGTGAAGATGTCGTGGACTTCTTTCTTTCCAGCCTCTCCGCAGCGTATGATCCGCACACGGAATACATGAGTGTCAATGAGACGGATAACTTCAATATCCAGATGAAGCACAAGCTCGTCGGTATCGGTGCACTTCTTGGTTTGGTGGATGACGTTGCCCAGATCCAGGGCATCGTGGTTGGTGGTCCAGCCGACAAACAAGGAGAGTTAAAGCTCAATGATAAGATCACTGGTGTGGCTCAGGGAGATGCCGAATTCGTTGAGACTAAGTACATGAAGTTGCAGAAGATTGTGGACATGATCCGCGGTAAAGATGGCAGTTCCGTTCGCCTTCGTGTCAATCCGGCCGATGATCCAACGGCTACCAAGATCATCACCATCGTTCGTGGCGAAGTTGAGCTCAAAGAAAAACTCGCCAATGCCGAACTTCTCCTGACACCTGCTGAAATGGGCCCACCCATGAAGATCGGCTGGATCAATCTTTCATCCTTCTATGCCGACATGGAAGAAGGCACTGTTAGCACCACGGATGACGTGCAGCGCCTGCTCTCCCGTCTTATGAAGGAGAAGATTGATGGCCTTGTTTTAGATCTTCGCGGCAATGGCGGCGGCTCTCTTGAGGAAGCTATCCGTCTCACGGGTCTTTTTGTTCCCGCAGGCCCAGTCGTTCAGGCTAAAGATTGGCGCGGTTCCATCTCATGGCGCGAGTGTGAGACCCCGAAAGCCTTTTACGATGGTCCCATGATTGTCCTCACGGATAAGACAAGTGCCTCGGCTTCTGAAATTCTTGCCGCTGCCCTTCAAGATTACCGCCGTGCCTTGATTGTCGGGGACAAATCCACCTTCGGAAAAGGCACCGTGCAGACCATTCTGCCTGTGGATCGGTTTATGCCCTTTTTCAGCGATAAGAGCCGAGCTGGAAACCTGAAGGTTACCATTCAGAAGTTCTACCGTATCGCCGGCGGTTCGACACAGCTTAAGGGCGTCGAGCCCGATCTCGTTCTTCCTTCGATCCGTGACGTCTTAGACATTGGCGAAGCTTCAGCAGAAAATCCTCTTCCGTACGATACCATTCCTGCTCGTAAATACGGACTCATCAGTGAAAAGCCCTATCCGCTCGAAGAATTGCGCAACCGTCTGACTGGACGCTTGGCGAGCAATCCTGAGTTTCAGTACATTCTGGAAGAGTCTAAACGACTCAAGGAGCGCATTGACCGCAACACCGCGACACTGAGCCTTGCAGAGCGCGAAAAAGAGACCGCAGAAACCAAAGCACGTCGCGAGAAACAAGAAGCTGAGCGTGCTGAGCGCGTCAAAGTTCTCAACGACAAGTTGAAGTTGGATGGGTTCAAAACCTACCACCTCACCCTCGATAATGTGGACGCGGCTGAACTTGTACCTGAGTCTGCCTTCACTCGAGAACAAAGCACAGGCATGAAAATGGCGGTCAAAGCTGATGGTGAAGAGGGTGCCTCTGAACTCTCTAAATTCCCCTACGGACTGGAGCCTACCAAGCTAGAAACCGTGAACATCATGCGTGATTTCTTGGAGCTTACCAGCAAGCGCCCGACAACGGCCAAGGCTGAAGACAAAGCAACCAAGTAA
- a CDS encoding phosphoribosylaminoimidazolesuccinocarboxamide synthase, with amino-acid sequence MSYPAPAPARLDLSQLGEPVYLGSVQHLYAVPDHPAYIVCETTPAGSVFDVGSIFSIAGNDLNRAIFRHAMYTRLTQPGTWTRVQSALLKEDKLGTTWRDQLMDGPLQTMLETGAHTHHVGMLDGETGDVATSGMPTTPSCYNVVRRFPVMKPPQRNVMGNFVFDYAQFHQSNTYVVPLEYIVRFGVTSGSSILRKYEALSEKERRAFEQELGLTSPMQAWQMLDRPIYDLTSKYEPEDRAVSKQEALLMSGLSSQHFTDTIKMALLGAWAVRDLLDEIGLQLWDLKWEFAVDQEELLFVDTIDADSFRATSTVSVDETNLIIHYNKQAMRDYYRLVCADWYAGINAAKAEAQKLGTPFKQVLKEGQAAGTYPITPEVDASFLDLQARKTALIKSHVLGEKDADAIRAGLVETGLAEAEFYRSRGLLADLLKLNGI; translated from the coding sequence ATGTCTTATCCAGCCCCTGCCCCAGCCCGTCTCGATCTGTCCCAGCTCGGAGAGCCTGTTTATCTCGGCTCTGTGCAGCACCTTTATGCGGTGCCAGATCACCCGGCCTATATTGTCTGCGAGACGACCCCTGCGGGCTCGGTTTTCGACGTGGGTAGCATTTTCAGCATTGCTGGTAATGACTTGAATCGTGCCATCTTCCGCCACGCGATGTACACGAGGCTGACACAGCCTGGTACCTGGACTCGCGTTCAGTCGGCTTTGCTGAAAGAGGACAAGTTGGGTACCACTTGGCGGGATCAATTGATGGACGGTCCGCTACAAACGATGTTGGAAACAGGAGCCCATACCCACCATGTGGGCATGCTGGATGGTGAAACTGGCGACGTCGCAACTAGCGGTATGCCTACAACGCCGAGCTGCTACAATGTTGTGCGTCGCTTTCCCGTCATGAAGCCCCCACAGCGCAATGTGATGGGCAATTTTGTTTTCGACTATGCTCAGTTTCATCAGAGCAACACTTATGTGGTGCCGCTGGAGTACATTGTGAGATTTGGCGTGACCAGTGGGAGCTCCATCCTGCGCAAATACGAGGCTCTGAGTGAAAAGGAACGTCGCGCCTTTGAGCAGGAACTGGGACTGACGAGCCCGATGCAGGCGTGGCAGATGCTGGACCGCCCCATCTATGATCTGACGAGCAAGTACGAGCCTGAAGACCGTGCGGTGAGCAAACAAGAGGCTCTTTTGATGTCTGGACTCAGTTCCCAACATTTCACTGATACCATCAAGATGGCTCTTTTAGGGGCCTGGGCAGTGCGAGATTTGCTCGATGAAATCGGCCTTCAACTCTGGGATTTAAAGTGGGAGTTTGCTGTGGATCAGGAGGAATTGCTCTTTGTGGATACGATTGATGCAGACAGTTTCCGAGCCACCAGCACAGTATCCGTGGATGAAACTAACCTGATCATTCACTACAACAAGCAGGCTATGCGCGATTACTATCGCCTGGTGTGTGCGGACTGGTATGCGGGTATCAATGCAGCGAAGGCTGAGGCGCAAAAGCTGGGCACTCCATTCAAGCAGGTGCTCAAGGAAGGCCAAGCTGCAGGGACATACCCCATCACCCCCGAGGTGGATGCAAGCTTTTTGGATCTCCAGGCACGCAAGACTGCTTTGATCAAGTCTCACGTTTTGGGCGAAAAAGATGCAGATGCCATCCGCGCTGGATTGGTAGAAACAGGGCTGGCCGAGGCCGAATTTTATCGCAGTCGTGGACTGTTGGCAGATTTGCTGAAGCTCAACGGCATTTAG